The following proteins come from a genomic window of Populus alba chromosome 12, ASM523922v2, whole genome shotgun sequence:
- the LOC118029626 gene encoding uncharacterized protein translates to MGFPPISSLSFILFLFHFHSTISSSHFCAPYQSLSLLQFKESFSIDSSASWNCQHPKTESWKEGTDCCLWDGVTCDMKTGHVTGLDLACSMLYGTLHSNSTLFSLHHLQKLDLSDNHFNFSHISSRFGQFSNLTLLNLNFSVFAGQVPSEISHLSKLVSLDLSDNDDMSLEPISFDKLVRNLTKLRELDLSGVNISLVVPSSLTNLSSSFLSLSLWDCGLQGKFPGNIFLLPNLELLDLSYNEGLIGSFPSSNLSNDLSHLGLSNTRISVYLENDLISNLKSLEYMSLRNSNIIKSDLPLLDNLTQLTSLDLSRNNFSGKIPSSLGNLTQLTSLDLSRNNFSGNIPSSLGNLTQLTFLNLSGNNFSGEIPSSLGNFVQLRYLYLSSNKLIGQVPNSFGSLVNLSLLSLSNNQLTGPIHSQLNTLSNLEGLYLSNNLFNGTIPSFLFALPSLQYLDLHNNNIIGYISELQHDSLRFLDLSINHLRGPIPSSIFKQENLTTLILASNSNLTGEISSSICKLRFLLVLDLSTNSLSGSVPQCLGNFSSMLSVLHLGMNNLQGIILLTFSKDNSLEYLNLNGNELQGKIPSSIINCAMLEVLDLGNNKIEDTFPYFLQTLPELQILVLKSNKLQGFVKGPIAYNSFSKLRIFDISGNDFSGPLPTGYFNSLEAMMTSDQNMVYMMENNYTGYVYSIEMTWKGVEIEFTKIRSTIRVLDLSNNNFTGEIPKVMGKLKALQQLNLSHNSLTGHIQSSFENLTNLESLDLSSNLLTGRIPTQLGGLTFLAILNLSHNQLEGPIPSGEQFNTFTATSFEGNLGLCGFQVLKKCYDDEAPSLTPSSFDEGDYSTLFGEGFGWKAVTMGYGCGFVFGVATGYVVFRTKKPSWFLRMVEDKWNLQRKETKKNAGRYGARRN, encoded by the coding sequence ATGGGGTTTCCACCTatttcatctctctctttcattctgtttctcttccatttccattcaactatttcttcttctcatttctGTGCTCCTTACCAAAGCCTTTCTTTGCTCCAATTCAAAGAATCCTTTTCCATTGATAGCTCTGCTTCATGGAATTGCCAGCATCCCAAGACAGAGTCGTGGAAAGAGGGTACAGACTGCTGCTTGTGGGATGGCGTCACCTGTGACATGAAAACCGGGCATGTCACTGGACTGGACCTTGCTTGCAGCATGCTTTATGGCACCCTCCATTCCAATAGCACCCTCTTCTCCCTGCATCATCTTCAAAAGCTCGACCTCTCTGACAATCATTTCAACTTCTCCCATATTTCTTCTCGATTTGGCCAGTTCTCCAATCTGACACTTCTTAACCTAAATTTCTCAGTCTTTGCAGGTCAAGTTCCGTCGGAAATCTCTCACCTCTCCAAATTGGTTTCACTTGATCTCTCTGACAATGATGATATGAGTCTAGAAccaatttcttttgacaagcTTGTTCGAAACCTAACCAAGCTTAGAGAACTTGATTTGAGTGGGGTAAACATATCACTAGTTGTACCCAGTTCCTTGACGAATCTATCCTCTTCCTTTTTATCTCTTTCCCTTTGGGATTGTGGATTGCAGGGGAAGTTCCCAGGTAACATCTTTCTCCTCCCAAACCTTGAATTACTGGATCTGTCATACAACGAAGGCCTCATTGGCTCTTTTCCTTCATCCAATTTGAGTAATGACCTCTCTCATTTGGGTCTTTCTAATACAAGAATTTCAGTTTATTTAGAAAACGACTTAATCAGTAATCTAAAGTCATTAGAATATATGTCTCTTCGTAATAGTAATATTATAAAGTCAGATCTACCCCTGCTTGATAATCTCACACAACTCACCTCTTTAGACCTCTCAAGGAATAATTTTAGCGGTAAAatcccatcatcacttggtAATCTCACACAACTCACCTCTTTAGACCTCTCAAGAAACAATTTTAGCGGTAACatcccatcatcacttggtAATCTCACACAACTCACCTTTTTAAACCTCTCAGGGAACAATTTTAGCGGTGagatcccatcatcacttggaAACTTTGTACAACTTCGTTACTTGTATCTCTCTTCCAATAAATTGATAGGTCAAGTTCCAAATTCTTTCGGTAGCCTAGTCAATCTTTCACTTTTAAGTTTATCAAATAATCAACTAACAGGTCCTATCCATTCTCAATTAAATACCCTTTCAAATCTAGAGGGTCTATATTTATCCAATAACTTGTTCAATGGAACAATTCCATCCTTTTTGTTCGCTCTTCCTTCATTACAATATCTTGACcttcataacaataatattataggCTATATAAGTGAACTCCAACACGATTCATTGAGATTCCTTGATTTGAGCATTAACCACTTACGTGGTCCAATCCCAagttcaattttcaaacaagagaaCTTGACAACCCTTATTCTTGCATCCAATAGTAATTTGACAGGTGAGATCTCTTCTTCTATTTGCAAGTTGAGATTCCTTCTAGTCCTGGACTTGTCCACCAACAGCTTGAGTGGTTCTGTGCCACAATGTTTGGGGAACTTCAGCAGCATGCTCTCGGTATTGCATCTAGGCATGAACAATCTTCAAGGCATTATCCTTTTAACATTTTCAAAGGATAATAGCTTGGAATATCTCAACCTCAACGGAAATGAATTACAAGGGAAAATACCATCGTCTATCATCAACTGCGCAATGTTGGaagttcttgatcttggcaacaATAAGATTGAGGATACATTTCCCTACTTTCTACAAACGCTTCCAGAGCTGCAAATTCTTGTCCTAAAATCGAATAAACTCCAAGGTTTTGTGAAGGGTCCGATTGCATATAATTCCTTCTCTAAATTACGAATTTTTGACATCTCTGGGAACGATTTTAGTGGGCCATTGCCAACTGGGTATTTTAATAGTCTTGAAGCAATGATGACCTCGGATCAAAACATGGTTTACATGATGGAAAACAATTACACCGGCTATGTCTATTCCATAGAAATGACATGGAAAGGTGTAGAAATTGAGTTTACGAAGATCCGAAGTACTATCAGAGTActtgatttgtcaaataacaatttcacCGGAGAGATTCCAAAAGTGATGGGAAAGCTTAAAGCACTCCAACAGCTCAACCTTTCTCATAATTCCCTTACAGGTCATATCCAATCATCATTCGAAAATTTGACCAATTTGGAATCATTAGATCTATCTTCAAATTTGCTTACCGGAAGGATTCCAACGCAGTTGGGGGGTCTAACATTTCTTGCAATCCTAAACCTTTCACATAACCAACTCGAGGGGCCCATACCAAGTGGAGAGCAGTTCAACACCTTTACTGCAACCTCATTTGAAGGAAACTTGGGTTTATGTGGATTTCAAGTACTAAAAAAATGCTACGATGATGAGGCTCCATCATTGACGCCATCAAGCTTTGATGAAGGAGATTATTCAACATTGTTTGGAGAAGgatttggatggaaagctgtGACAATGGGGTATGGATGCGGGTTTGTGTTTGGAGTTGCAACGGGATACGTTGTGTTTAGAACAAAAAAGCCTTCATGGTTTCTTAGGATGGTTGAAGATAAATGGAATCTTCAGAGAAAGgaaacaaagaagaatgctGGCAGATATGGTGCTAGAAGAAACTAA
- the LOC118029617 gene encoding receptor-like protein 42 codes for MGFSLCLSQSLSFFLFLFHFHSTISSPLSSNYTSSSSHLCAHHQSLSLLQFKQSFSIYSSASSEYYCQYPFPKTELWKEGTDCCLWDGVTCDLKTGHVTGLDLSCSMLYGTLRPNNSLFSLHNLQQLDLSFNDFNTSHISSRFGHFSSLTHLNLSGSDLAGQVPLEVSHLSKLVSLDLSSNYGLSLEPICFDKLVRNLTKLRELYLSWVNMSLVVPDSLMNLSSSLSSLKLKDCRLQGKFPSSMGRFKNLRYLDLGGNSLTGSIPYDFEQLTELVSLCLSENFYLSLEPISFDKIVQNLTKLREVNLAFVNMSLVASNSLTNLSSSLSSLSLSNCGLQGKFPGNIFLLPNLESLYLSYNKGLTGSFPSSNLSNVLSLLGLSNTRISIYLENDLISHLKSLKYMSLSNCNIIRSDLALLGNLTQLTYLDLSSNNFIGEIPLSIRNNTLSNLKYLLLYDNLFNGTIPSFLFALPSLKSLNLHNNNLIGNISEFQHDSLVYLDLSNNYLHGTIPSSIFKQENLEAVILVSNSKLTGEISSSICKLRLLEVLDLSNNNLSGSVPLCLGNFSSKLSVLHLGMNNLQGTIPSTFSKGNSLEYLDLNGNELEGEISPSIINCTMLEVLDLGNNKIEDTFPYFLEMLPKLQILVLKSNKLQGFVKGPIAYNSFFKLWIFDISSNNFSGSLPTRYFNTLEAMMTSDKNMIYLNTTNHIVCVHSIEMTWKGVEIEFPKIRSTIRVLDLSSNSFTGEIPKVIGKLKALQQLNLSHNFLTGHIQSSLGNLTNLESLDLSSNLLTGRIPM; via the coding sequence ATGGGGTTTTCACTTTGCctctctcaatctctctctttctttctgtttctcttccatttccacTCAACAATTTCATCTCCACTCTCCTCAAATTACACCTCTTCGTCTTCTCACTTGTGTGCTCATCACCaatctctttctctccttcAATTCAAACAATCCTTTTCCATTTATAGTTCTGCTTCATCGGAGTACTATTGTCAATATCCTTTTCCAAAAACAGAGTTATGGAAAGAGGGCACAGACTGCTGCTTGTGGGATGGAGTCACTTGTGACCTGAAAACCGGGCATGTCACTGGACTGGACCTCTCCTGCAGCATGCTTTACGGCACCCTCCGTCCCAAtaattctctcttctctctccataATCTTCAGCAGCTCGACCTCTCTTTCAATGATTTCAACACCTCCCATATTTCTTCTCGATTTGGCCACTTCTCCAGTCTAACACATCTTAACCTAAGTGGTTCAGATCTTGCAGGCCAAGTTCCATTAGAAGTCTCTCACCTCTCTAAATTGGTTTCACTTGATCTCTCTAGCAACTACGGTCTAAGTTTAGAACCAATTTGTTTTGACAAGCTTGTTCGAAACCTAACCAAGCTTAGAGAACTCTATCTGAGTTGGGTAAACATGTCACTAGTTGTTCCTGATTCCTTGATGAATCTGTCTTCTTCTCTATCATCACTCAAACTCAAAGACTGTAGATTGCAAGGAAAATTCCCATCCTCAATGGGAAGATTTAAGAACCTCCGGTACTTGGATCTTGGAGGGAACAGTCTTACTGGTTCAATTCCATATGATTTTGAGCAGCTCACTGAGTTGGTATCACTTTGTCTCTCAGAAAATTTCTATCTAAGTCTAGAGccaatttcttttgacaagATTGTTCAAAACCTAACCAAGCTAAGAGAAGTCAATTTAGCTTTTGTAAATATGTCTTTGGTTGCATCTAATTCCTTGACGAATCTGTCCTCTTCTTTGTCATCTCTCTCCCTCAGTAACTGTGGATTGCAAGGGAAATTCCCGGGTAACATCTTTCTCCTACCAAACCTTGAATCACTCTATTTGTCATACAACAAAGGCCTCACTGGCTCTTTTCCTTCGTCCAATTTGAGTAATGTCCTCTCTCTGTTAGGTCTTTCTAATAcaagaatttcaatttatttagaaaacgaCTTAATCAGTCATCTAAAGTCATTAAAATATATGTCTCTTAGTAATTGTAACATTATAAGGTCAGATCTAGCCCTGCTTGGTAATCTTACACAACTTACATATTTAGATCTCTCAAGTAATAATTTTATAGGTGAAATCCCATTGTCAATTAGAAATAATAccctttcaaatttaaaatatctattATTATATGATAACTTGTTCAATGGAACAATACCATCCTTTTTGTTTGCTCTTCCTTCTTTAAAATCTCTTAACCTTCATAACAATAATCTCATAGGCAATATAAGTGAATTCCAACATGATTCATTGGTATACCTTGATTTGAGCAATAACTACTTGCATGGTACAATCCCAagttcaattttcaaacaagagaaCTTGGAAGCCGTCATTCTTGTGTCCAATAGTAAATTGACTGGTgagatttcttcttctatttgcaAGCTAAGATTACTTGAGGTCTTGGACTTGTCTAACAACAACTTGAGTGGTTCTGTACCATTATGTTTGGGGAACTTCAGCAGCAAGCTCTCAGTATTGCATCTAGGTATGAACAATCTTCAGGGCACTATCCCTTCAACATTTTCAAAGGGTAATAGCTTGGAATATCTCGACCTCAATGGAAATGAATTAGAAGGGGAAATATCACCATCTATCATCAACTGCACAATGTTGGaagttcttgatcttggcaacaATAAGATTGAGGATACATTTCCCTACTTTCTAGAAATGCTTCCAAAGCTCCAAATTCTTGTCCTAAAATCCAATAAACTCCAAGGTTTTGTGAAGGGTCCGATTGCATATAATTCCTTCTTTAAATTATGGATTTTTGACATCTCCAGCAATAATTTTAGTGGGTCGTTGCCAacaaggtattttaatactCTTGAAGCAATGATGACCtcagataaaaacatgatttacctTAACACGACAAATCACATTGTCTGTGTCCATTCCATAGAAATGACATGGAAAGGTGTAGAAATTGAGTTTCCGAAGATCCGAAGTACCATCAGAGTACTAGATTTGTCAAGTAACAGTTTTACCGGAGAGATTCCAAAGGTGATCGGGAAGCTTAAAGCACTACAACAACTCAACCTCTCTCATAATTTCCTTACAGGTCATATCCAATCATCATTGGGAAATTTGACCAATTTGGAATCATTAGACCTATCTTCAAATTTGCTTACAGGAAGGATTCCAATGTAG